The following DNA comes from Alnus glutinosa chromosome 6, dhAlnGlut1.1, whole genome shotgun sequence.
tcttgataaacatgtcaagggagtTTCATCACTTAAGATTTATTTGGCATGTAGAATTGACAAACCTTTTGAGCCAACGTGATTCTAGAGCCTCCCCAAACCTCAGCTTCACAAGAACACCAATATTTAGCAAATGGAAAAAGACAAGAATTGTCCCAAAGCAACAATCCAATCAAAAGCATCCAAGAAAACATAAGCTTTAAGCCCATTACAAACTGAATAGCCTCAAAAATCTGGGTGTTCATTTCTCATCAAATAGTCCACCTATTAATGGGAAGTTCATGTGAACTTACGTTACATCAATGGAACTCATAATTCTCAACTACCAATATAATTCCAAAGCAATTGCAGAGAAAAAATATTGAGTTTGTCAACATTTATGTAATACTCTAACATGCAATAGCATATCCTTCTTAGTATCAAAAAGGAGCTATATTTGTAAAATACGAAATGAGATATTACATTAATCCTGAAAAGTAGTCATTATTTTCCCTAGATAAACTTATTTAATACAGGAGAAGAATCTGTatacactcaaaaaaaaaaaaaaggttagatATTTTTACTCCCTTACATTTATTTACTCAAAGTTCCAAAAACCTTGAGAAATATGTCAATGGAggtttatatataaaataacacataaattgtttgaaaaacATAATAGGGAACAAAGTAGATTACCTCAACTTCAGGTATTAATTACTTAACTACATagatttttcaacaaaaagcCTAAAATTAAGATAGGAGTATAAAACAACAGTTCAAAACATAATACCAAATTCAAACAGCAGTTCAAAATATAATACTAAATTCAAATTACATATATAGTCCCTGCAATGCCCCAACTTCTTGAATCATGGTGGCGTTGGTCAGTCTACTTCAACCACTTTCTataaaaacaaacagaaaaatgtTAATAACTTACTATAgtgttttaaaagaaataattgacacataataaaaatgtgCATAAAAATCTCACTTACAACTTTATCTTCATCTATTACAGAGTTTTTTCTAAGTCCATGTAATGCCCTGGCCCAATCACTCCTACACAAGATCATTTCTACTTTTTCGGTGGATAATTTCGCTCAGTGAGGATCAATGACTTTACTACCAACACTGAAGGATGATTATGATACTACTGTAGTGATTGGAACAACTAAAATATCATGCACCATCTTAGACAAGATACGATACTTCAAGGCATTAAATTTCCAACATGCCAGAGCCTCAAATTCAGCATCTATGTCTTCTCCATTAACATCCTTTTCACATATATAAACGTCCTCTTTAAGATATACATCCAAATCTGTTTTAGTGGGTCGCACAACGTCATTAGATCTTATGTGTTCCATAAATATTGATCGACCAGTCGATTTCTTAATTGCAGCAACTCTAGTAGAACCACTTGTCGAATGAGAATTTTCCTGAACACTTTGTTATAATTGCATAACAGATGAATTATGAGACACTACATATACCTCATATAACTCATGAAGAACGGATAAGACATTATCAATGTTCATAGAAGCTTCGAGCTTTTGGTAAATTAGAGGGAAACAAAATTTTATCAACTTCATTTTGTATCTCGGATCTAGCACAACTGCTAATGCCAtcaataaattgcaattacctCAATACTTCTCAAACTTATTACTCATTTTACTCGCTATTGCCCTGATGTAATCATTATTATCCTTACACTTCAACAACAATATTTCCTTCATCTTCCAAACCTCAGGTAGAAATAGATTTGAAGTTGGGTATTCACTGCCAGATACTATGTTGGTCACCTCATTGAAAACTGACAAAAGTTGGTTCACATTTTCAACCTTCTCCCATTCTTCAGGACTTACTAACCACTGAAAAGCTTGATCAGTTTTATGGTACTTAGAAAATACTTCTTTGAACTGTACGGCTGTCGCCAACATCATGTAAGTGCTATTCCAACGTGTAGGCACATCTAAAATCAATTTCTTGCCAGGGAGTTGCAATCTTTTAAGAATATCACTAAATTTTCTCAACCGATCCTCAGAAGCCACTATATACTTGATACCCTCTCTAACTGAATAAACTATCTCTCCAATTTCAGCAAGTCCTACTTGCACCAACAAGTTAATAACATGAGCACAACATCGCACATGAAATAATCTACCTTCAATAGGCAAGATTATCTTTAACTCGAAATCATCTTTAAGAATTTTGATGGCAGTATCATTTGCTTTAGCATTATCAACCGTTATTGTAAATACCTTGTCTTCAATGCCCCCATCACCAAAACACTTTCGTAGTGCATTAGTAATAACAACACCGCTATGTGGATGTGGTACGTTACAAAAATTCAACACTCTCTTTTGAAGGAACCGATCGGAGTCCACAAAGTGGCAAGTCACCACCATATGTGACACTCTTTGTGCACTTGTCCACATATTTATAGTGATATTAACCTTGTCTACCCCCCAACAATGTTTTCAACTTCTTCTCAATTTTGTACGTAGTAAAGCAGTCTTTCCTAATAGTTGCACGACTAACATTCTTCCAAAGGGGATTTAAGGACTTATAGAACTTATTAAACATTTCATGCTCCATTATATTAAAAAGATAATCATGGCAAAGAAACATGTGAGCAGCGAGTTCTCTAGATTTCTCAATCTTAAAAGTATAATTTGACATAGATAGATCCCTCGTCGCATCAAGATCAAGGGCAATGAACTTTCACTTCTTGTTGGCCCACATATTTGAGACATGAAACCAAATGCCTACTATGTGTAGAGGTAAAACTTGAGCTGGAAATGGCAAACAACTGTTTGCACCACTTACACTGCAATTTCTTGACACCACCAACTTCTACAATAACAAAGTCATTCCAAACAGGCGAAGTCTTacgcctctctctctttccacACACATTATTTTTAGGATTTTCATCAGTAAGAGGACCCATAGTTCGGAATTCACCTTCTAGGGAAAGACTTATCATCGAATCATCCCCACACacagatcgatcgacttctatTGGTTGACTAGTATCTTCCATAACTATTATTCTATTAAGATGTGAAAGATAGGTATGAAACAGAAATACCTAAAACCAGGAACAAACATACTAACACAACATGGCAGaaatcaaaactaaaacaaaaatacttacATCCATCTAGCACAAAAACTCTAACATAGTAGATTTTAAACAaacataaattcaaaatttacataTTAAACTAACACAAATCAGCATCTAACAAGGTGGATTATAACATGGCAGATTTTTAATTAGCATAGAACATGGTTGTTCTAAGtaaacaaataacttaaacaaAGAACAATCATACTAACACAACctggtagaaaaaaaaaaattaaaacaaaaatacttacATCCATCTAACACAAAAACTCTAACATAGCAGATTTTAAACAAAcgtaaattcaaaatttgaatattaatCTAACACAAATCAGTTTCTAACATGGAGGATTATAACATGCCAGATTTTTAAGTAGCATAGAACATGATTGTTTCTAAGCAAATAACTTAAACAAGGAACAACCATACTAGCACAACATggcagaaaacaaaacaaaaacaaaaatacttacATCCATCTAACACAAAAACTCTAACATAGTAGATTTTAAACAaacataaattcaaaatttgtacATAACATGTCAATTTTTCCATATTtatacttaaattttaaaaataataaagaatgaGTTCTAAGTAAACAAACTAGCATATTAATCTAACATAACAtggaaaaaaatacaactaaaacaaaaacagtTACACAATTATACTAATTAATGAGGCAAATACCTTATAAGGTAGCAAATAGCAACGATTATCAAGTCCCAATAAAGAACGTTGGTTGAATGAAGATACTTGAGCCTTTCGAAGCAACTATTATGCCATATGTGTAATGTTAGTTATTCATAAGAACATTGAtaattaaaattacaaaataagtaATAATATAACAATGTATAGTGGAAAATTAGGTTTCAggttttcaacaaaataaaGATACCATGCTAAAAAATGCTatggaaaagtatttgggaAAAATAACTCTAAGTACTCAGGCCTATTCAACAAACACATAGAaagagactaaaaaataaaattcaaagtcCCACACATCTTAAATGAGATTAAAAGACTGActgcaatttgaaaatcaaAATAAGGATGTTGGTTTCACATTGAATTTGATGGAAAAAATTTAGATGTGAAAGATAAGTATGAAACAGAAATGCCCAAATAACAATGTTGTATATAACAGTGTCCATGGCCTAATAGATTAAACATGTTCAACAATGATAAAAGGCAAACAAAAGAACATACTAGTCAGTTTCCAGCAAAAGAGGCAGTAATTTTGCTATCTTAGGCcaacattaaataaaaaaataaaaaattatgtctcTTGTTTAGGTGTCAAAACAGGTAGGTATATGTCTTTACTAGTGTAGTGTAACGTACTAACATGCTATGCTTActatacaataaaaaataacctCAATTCTAAACACACCCATGGACATTAGGAAGATAACCGATTGTCGATCCTTACATTATCACATACAACAAACTAAATTCTCCATGGAATTTTCCCCCATGTTGACTTCtcattctttgtattgtttATCATAGCACAACATAAGAAAATAAGTAAATATTGCACAATTTCACAAAATGTATAGTATTCTAATCTGCTTAGCCTTAATATGTTGCCACAACCCAACCTCAGTCAATCTTTAGGAACCACAAACACTTTAAAACTCAAGTGAGATAAACACTTCAAAAAAGAATCTGAAAAAGGGTCATAGATTCATGCCTTCACATTGATATAGAGTCTAAGTTATAGATTTTGTAAAACACAATAAACATTGAAATATCAAATTGATTCAAACATATGAAACGCCCCCTGGCCCCCTATACTCTTGagtatttatgttttttttttttttttttttttttttttttttttttttttttttaagtaataagcATCAATATTAGAGTATAAAACTATAAATAGTGGAAATTGGAAAAGCTTCAGTGGATCTAGTTGGGAAGCAGACGCATGAacatcatattaaaaaaaatgtaaacacaTCAGGCAATCATGCAAAGGCAAAGCTCAATAATTGAGTGAGTCAGTGACAAGAGAAACCTCcaactattggatcaaaataaTCCAATGGTTGGATGTGAACTACTCCCTCGAATTAGTAGGTGAAAGGGCAAACAAAGCATTTAATGGCTGCTCCCCCTCCATCATCTCTTGCAGAAGTCAAATCGTTGATGTTCTGTCCTCTCAATCTTCTCTCCATGTCGTCATAATTGTCAGGCATTCATGCCTCACCATGAACGGATCAGATGATCGAAGATtcgaaaagaagaagaagatcttGATGCGGGCCGTTGGATTCTCCAAACACAAATCATGTACGGGAAGCTTCGCCAAAAGCAAGAAACCCTAAACGTCTACACCTAAATGGAGGCACTCGAATGGGTCTAGGAGATTGGGAGAATGGGCTTCGTAGGTGGGTGCTGGGTAGAGTCCCGTCTGGCTGTCCGAATTCTTTCTGAGTTCTGGCTTCTAGTCTCTTCTTTtcatttaggttttttttaggCTCAGTTTTGGTATCTTTGTTTATGATCGTTGGATgagattattattttgatattatATAATGAAGGCCGTTGGATGGAATGTGAGTGAGAGAGTGGTTGAGTGGAGGTAGTTGGATGTATTTAATGCAAATGATAAGGGATGGAAGATTAGGATGTAAATAATGAAATCGTGTGACTGGGATTAAGTCTCTTATTTCTATAACCTGCATGAATGACATGTGTCCTATCTAATATGAACAAACAACTGGGATTAAAGTGCTAACAATGGcaaattcttcatttttttttttgccattttttttaaacaaccaAATAACCATATTCATTCtattataaaaagttaaaactaaaaaatataatattgtttttaacccaaaaaacatAATATTAATCAAAGTCCAaagatatcaaattaaaacacaacttacTATATGCAATGTGCAGTGCCAATGTATATTTATTATCTATACATAGTGTGATTATgtaatttaatatactaatgTAACTAtactaatttaatttatttatagacacacacatacataatgTAACTAAATTTCAGAAACAGTTTACAACAGTTTTAATACAGTTTCTAACTGTTGAAAACATAGTTTCTGAATGTTGAAAAAGCATTTAGAAAATATAGTTTGACAGTTTAGAAAAACAGTTAagtattcaaaaatattattattaaaaaagcagTTGTACACATCAAAAAAAGTGACTAAGCGACACGAGTGCGTGCGGCGATCAGTGCTTCGCACTGGGTGACGCAACTAGCATAGCTAGCACATGTATACTCAAAATCTTATCTAGTATAAGAGCATGATAAGTGCTTATAAAGCACACAAAATACTCATAGCTTTTCAATATGGGACAAagagtaataaaagaaatagagggaagtttaaatattcaaatttaagataaacttaaattttcgTATATTTAAATTGGagataaacttaaattttcataaaataattttcaacaacctaaaccctaaattctaattCCTTAACAATGCTTAGgtagttagttagttagttaaTAGCTAGTTAGTTGTTTAATAAAACTCTAATACCTTAACTATACTTTAtgaatcatataatattatatgagaATATCTAGTTATTTAGTTACTTATCTATACATAGTATGATTATgtaatttaatatactaatgTAACTATACTAATGTAATTTAtttatagacacacacacacacataatgtAACTATAATTTGtgtaaatatgaaaatatagtaattaataCATCATTTAAATATAAGTTAGTATATAATTAAGTATTGACATTTGACCAACTAGTTAAAATGTTACTttattaactaactagttaCTATAATACTATGGGTTCATAAGATAtgatatattcaaaatattatgtaacctaaaccctaaataatatattagtttattaactaactagttagtatgttatgCTAAAGTTAcctatataacatatattacacaattactaatatacatacttAAATGTATACAACTCATTTTGACTAAcgtattcaaatatattaatatatatttgtatatatatacaatgatGTATGAATGAGTTAATGAGTTGAGTTGAGCTTCATCACAACtcataagtatttaatgataatacttaaatgAGATCATATGAGCTAAGTACTATCATTTgatcacataattcatatgattttaaATCTTAAATCATGTGATCtaataattcataaatatataatcaTAATACTTAAATCATATGGTCAAATTCATATGATAATGATATAATGATTAAATGagataatataaatacaaatattgAGTAacctatataattatatatatatatatatatatatatatatatatatatatatatatatatatatatatatatatatatatatatatatatatatatatatatatataatcgagCTAATGAGTCGAGCAAGCGAGTTAGGTCGGGTCAGATAGAGCTTTATACGAACTAAGCTCGCGAACTCTAAACGAGTCGGGCGAGAGGGTCGGGTCGAGCATTAAACGAGCTAGGTAGGCTCGCAAGCCCCTAAACGAGTCGGGCAAGTGGGTtgagtcgagctttaaacgagctagGCTCATAAGCTcttatcgagttttgtcgagtgAGTCAGGTATGTATGACTTATTAATCAAGTGGGTTTGTACAGTGTCGAGCTCGAGTGCTGGTCAAGTTTAGCCGGGCGGGTATCGAGTGAGTTGTCGGACatactggtttatttacatccctggACAGGAGGGCCAATATGAGCCATAACATTTTCCCCTCTTTTGAAaatccattcatctccttcaaaatctagagatagagagagagaaactaatAACTTTCTTTTCCATCTTTAGGgataaattacataaatgtgAATACATGAAACATAATTTCTCGAAAGTCTTCATCCTTAATGGACTCAAAAGCTTACATCCCTACAAAAGATGGTGTGCATTAGTTGGTAAAACTACCAAACAAGAAATCAATATGCAACATAGAGGCTGATGCAACAAGCCATAGTTAACTGGGTGCAAGTTCTATAGGCTTTTTAACATACCCATAACTCTAAACAGGTAAGAAAGCTCAAGATATCTGCTGTAATAGATCGGAAATCTGAGTGGCTTCAATTCTATATTAATATGAATAACTAATTAAAAGCACGAGGCACAACTATCGTGGACAATCTCCTCATTGTTAAAAGGGTAATTGACACATCTTGACATCTACAGTGTTATCTTTATTGAGGTCAACTTCATAACGAGGAAATTTAAAAGTTAGAAAAACCATAGTTAGTAAATCATATTTCGAATTTACcaaactttaattaaatatgaggCTTACAACTTCGAGTTTCAATTTTTGGGTCAGTCAAAAAATaacatgtaaaaaaaagaaacaatgatTAAGAACGTGAGTTCCATTTTGATAGCTCATTGAGTTGAGAAATTGTAATATATTAAgaatcaattatttttatattttatttttatttttttaacatggacactaaatttatttttacatattaattaaatcttcaatcttaatattatttttagtcatgcttCGTTCTCcttatcttaatatatttcttatttatactttggcctcattctataaAAATTCCTCATTTCATCCCTGAAGGAAAGTCAGCTAGccgatttaatcattaaatGAAATATCCAACACATACAAACAGTTAACTAGTTATTCACAAAATTTATTATCTCATGACAACTCAACCTTAGTTAATGAATGGTCTAGTATAACCTCTTAATGTCAAGATCCCTCGTCTTTAAGGTACTTACTGTAATCCCCCGACCCGTAATCAAGGGTGGAGggaggggggtcgagagggggcaaATGCGTCCCTCAgccccccaaattttttcttACCCCCTATAAAAGTCTCCAGAATGTCTTGGCTGCCCACCCTCAATCACTCATTAAGGGCAACAACATCACTCGGCCTTGCATAAGGGAAAAAAACTCATACAAcggtcttaatttttttctttcaaatacaGTTTCACGCTTTTAGTAAGAAATAGACGAAGAATAAAGATGAATAGGGCCATAAATCTGAGAAGGTAAAGTTAGGAAAACTTGGCTTGAGAGGTGTTAAAGCAGTCAAatgttgttagtttgtaattggccacattttgttggacaaaatcacttctttgtagagatgctttttatcagggattccgctattcagaagtgttccagaagattctgcacaatttgcaagtcaaaaaatttggttccttgccagccgtccggacgacgtgtcatatcgtcctgacgcccagctgtccaatgcatcaatcgtccggacgcacttcagactaaagcatcatctgtccagaccttcctctgtgtcaagaagcttctaACTGCTTCAGGTTGtatacgtccggacgattaGCAGCCCGTCctgacgactctcagtgtttgaccaagctttagattttctttccaaaatcaaatatgggaagattgccgcaaccgtccggacgacgtggattcccgtccggacgcgctcatccataaggcaagtatagcaattcaaatccaaacgtCCGAACGACAGttagcatggtccggacgcgtgtgcattagatatggaaattgcgtgtagcagatcacccgtccgaacggccatcctcctggtccagacgcgcgaagcctttatatggaaattacttgcagcggacgtgcgaccgtccggacgacagtgcctcaccgtccggacgcgactctcaaacaggaaagatcttcagcgaaattttcaaaattttggtcgcacagttgtccgtccgaacggcctatgaccaccgtccggacggcacccagctttatcaagccaaacgctcatttgagtcctTAGCCTATACATAGAGGCCCCTTGTGCTTGAGAATtgaaagaattcggtattgaattccactagtgcttagagagttattttgtgaggttattgagctgagttgatctctctgaagtcattgctgtgtgtgttgttgctgcgcttaaactgaagtctatcttaggggttggccctaaggtaaaggattccattgaagactccttcaggtagaagacctggttgggatgcgttcgtgttaggctacaagTTAGagtgtaaggtacgaccactgcatcaggggtatgtgagtgctactatcttgtaactagtcttgtcttctgaatagtggatatcctggttttggctgcctcggagtagtttttctcatcttgaatttccacttcgttaacaaaaatcttgtgttatttattttccgcattattttgttaacacattatgCGTGCACACAtttgctttattttagaagtcaattctatttttcaaatGTATATCTCGAGTGCAACGTGGTAGAAGGCGTGCAtctattattcattaaaaaaaaaaaggcgtgtATCTCAATAGATAGTTGCATCTACTCATCGTTAATACCAAAGTATGCAGCGTTTCA
Coding sequences within:
- the LOC133871590 gene encoding zinc finger BED domain-containing protein RICESLEEPER 2-like; protein product: MVVTCHFVDSDRFLQKRVLNFCNVPHPHSGVVITNALRKCFGDGGIEDKVFTITVDNAKANDTAIKILKDDFELKIILPIEGRLFHVRCCAHVINLLVQVGLAEIGEIVYSVREGIKYIVASEDRLRKFSDILKRLQLPGKKLILDVPTRWNSTYMMLATAVQFKEVFSKYHKTDQAFQWLVSPEEWEKVENVNQLLSVFNEVTNIVSGSEYPTSNLFLPEVWKMKEILLLKCKDNNDYIRAIASKMSNKFEKY